One Trichormus variabilis 0441 genomic window, ATCAGTGACTGTGGAATAAATAAATGTGGAGGAATAATTCGGTTCAACAATATATAATTCGGTTCAACAATTAATAAAACGATTGAACAATAACCTCTAAAGGAGTACGATTGTACCAAGTAAAAGTGCGATCGCTTCCAGAGGTTATTTTTATGGTTAGGGGTAGAAGGGAATGGACTCAAGCTAAATATGAGCGATATATAAAAGAAGGTCGTGGCCGAGGAAGTGGTAAGCACTATAAACCTTGGCTTACAATCCAAGATGTTCCCTCTAAAGGACGTTCTTCTAGAACTCCTGGTTGGAAAACAAATCGAGTACATCATTTCTTCTCAGACCATGAAAAACGGCTATTTTATTTGTTTGAGTGGTCAGATATAGTCACAGATATAAGAGAGCAATTTCCTTTAGACAATCTCGATCTAGCCATGAGTATTGCTACAGACATAGGTATAAAGTACCCTGTAGATACACAAAGTGGCACTCCTCACGTTTTAACAAGCGACTTTATGCTTACAGTCAACCGCGATGGGAAGCAGATGCAGATTGCCCGGACTGTTAAGCCGTCAACAGAACTGGAGAAAAAGCAAGTTAATGAGAAATTCGAGATAGAAAGACAATATTACTTAGCAAAGGGTATTGACTGGGGAATTATCACAGAAAAAGAAATTCCCAGGCTTTTAGCTGAAAATGTTGAGTGGGTTCATTCTGCTTATAGGCTAGAAGCAAATTCTGAAATGGACACTGCACAACTGAGTGAATTGTCAACAATTTTAAAATCTAAGCTTCAGGAAGAAGATACAACTATAAATAGAGTAACTACTGCTTTAGACAAAGAAATGAATATAAATTCCGGTACATCACTTTATGTATTTAAACATTTAATTGCTAGGAAAGAAATCCTTGTGGATCTAGTAGCAATAAAATTATCTGCTTGTCCGTCAACTAAAGTTATTGAAAAAATAATATTTTAGACCCACATGATAGGTAAATAATATGGTTAAAGATTTATTTGTCAATGATTTAATAGAGTGGATTGTATACCAAAACACTCATATAGTCGAAAGAATTATTTGGATAGATGAAGGTTACATTATTGCATTTGTTATAGATATTAATGCTAAGAAAGGTCTACCTGAACCAAGGAAAATATCAGATATTTTAGAAGCTATAACTGAAGGTATTGCTTTTAAGCAGCAACAAGATCCTTGGGCAAGAATTATTCGGGATGAAAATTTGACAGATAAGGAAAAGGAATACAGAGATAAAGCTTGGGAGATAATTTCATCATTAATTATAGAAGAACCATCAATATATTATAGAAATTTTAGAGGATCGATGGTTAAAGAAGCGGTTGAAAAGTACAACGAAGAAAGGGATAAAGATAAATTAGTAGAAAAAACCGTCTATGGTTATTTGAGAAGATTTTGGCAGAGAGGAAAAACTATAAATGCTCTCATACCTGATTTTATCAATTCATCAGGTAAGGGCAAGATTCGAGGACAATCGGGCAAGAAGAGAGGAAGACCAAGAAAATATGCACATGACCCAGATATTGGTGAAGGTGTAAATGTTACAG contains:
- a CDS encoding TnsA endonuclease C-terminal domain-containing protein → MYQVKVRSLPEVIFMVRGRREWTQAKYERYIKEGRGRGSGKHYKPWLTIQDVPSKGRSSRTPGWKTNRVHHFFSDHEKRLFYLFEWSDIVTDIREQFPLDNLDLAMSIATDIGIKYPVDTQSGTPHVLTSDFMLTVNRDGKQMQIARTVKPSTELEKKQVNEKFEIERQYYLAKGIDWGIITEKEIPRLLAENVEWVHSAYRLEANSEMDTAQLSELSTILKSKLQEEDTTINRVTTALDKEMNINSGTSLYVFKHLIARKEILVDLVAIKLSACPSTKVIEKIIF